Genomic window (bacterium):
ATCACATTCTCGGTAAGCGATGAAAGATAGTCAAGCCCACCTGCCTCGGCAAGTTTCTTCTGGCGCTTGAGTTCTTCGCTCAAGGTCACGAAATCGGCAGTTTCGTTGCGTTCATAGAGCGCCTGGAGCCCCTCAGCTATCAATCTGTTGCGCCTGTCGTAAAAGCAGTCGGAACGAAGCACCTGGAACGCCTTGTTCATGGCATCATGGGAGATTATCATGGCTGCAAGAACAGCAGCCTCTGCCTCTTGCGCATGTGGGGGTACCCTGAGTCCCTGCTGGGGGGGGCGTCCGTCAGGCATTCGTTCTCCTTGCTTGGATGATTTCTCCTGCGATGCTGACAATACGTTCGGCGAGTTCCGCTTTGCTTGCCCGGGGAAAATCGAGCGTCTCACCCGAGGAATATATTATCTTAGCCTCGGTCTCTTCGCTCGAAATTACTGATGCCGGGTTGGCCACGATAGCGTCAAGCCCCTTGGTTTCGAGCTTCTTTTTTGCAGTCTGATGCCAGTCATCACCGGTTTCTACCGAGAACCCTATCTTGATAGCGTCATACTCATTAAGGGAGGAAAGGATATCGGGCGTTTTTGCAAGGGAAAGGGTAAGCTTTTCTTGCTTTATCTTTGCGGAGGATAATTCAACTGGTGAATAGTCCGCTACTGCGGCAGCCATCACGAGAACGTCCGTTTCAGGCATAAGCTTCTTGAGCGTCTGGAGCATCAAGGAGGCGGATAGAGCCCTGAGTGTCTCGATACCCGGAGGGGGAGGGACGCAGGTCTCCGCGGCGACAAGCGTCACTCTTGCTCCTGCCCTGGCGAACGCAAGCGCTATCTCTCTACCCATCCTTCCTGAGGAGCGGTTAGTGATTACGCGGACAGGGTCAATCTGCTCTTGCGTTCTTCCGGCCGTTACCACCACTTTCTTGCCCGAAAGCTGCGGATTCGCGCGTACAATGCGCTCGCAGGCGAGTACTATCTCATCGAGTTCGGCAAGTCTGCCCTTGCCTCGAACCCCGCAGGCAAGCTCGCCCGTACCGGGTTCCACGAAGGTCACCCCGCGGCTTTTGAGCGTCTGGATATTCTCCTGCGTTGCCGGGTTGTTCCACATGCCCGAGTTCATGGCAGGC
Coding sequences:
- the coaBC gene encoding bifunctional phosphopantothenoylcysteine decarboxylase/phosphopantothenate--cysteine ligase CoaBC, which gives rise to MNEKLILAVTGSVAAYKAPFILRLLRERGFRTPVVVTEAALKFVGRATFESLSTEGVYDDLWARREALNHISLLEDAKLVIVAPATANTIAKTACGIADNLLSSLLLAADPRALLFAPAMNSGMWNNPATQENIQTLKSRGVTFVEPGTGELACGVRGKGRLAELDEIVLACERIVRANPQLSGKKVVVTAGRTQEQIDPVRVITNRSSGRMGREIALAFARAGARVTLVAAETCVPPPPGIETLRALSASLMLQTLKKLMPETDVLVMAAAVADYSPVELSSAKIKQEKLTLSLAKTPDILSSLNEYDAIKIGFSVETGDDWHQTAKKKLETKGLDAIVANPASVISSEETEAKIIYSSGETLDFPRASKAELAERIVSIAGEIIQARRTNA